A window of the Juglans microcarpa x Juglans regia isolate MS1-56 chromosome 5D, Jm3101_v1.0, whole genome shotgun sequence genome harbors these coding sequences:
- the LOC121266141 gene encoding transcription factor bHLH112 isoform X1 yields the protein MAEEFQTGVCGGNWWMNSSRSVFTGTTSPCSLALSETGGGGGGYAAAWSDMVDMKGSRSCTEDSVSDHHGSLVFSDVQKPPQLPHHDSSSGSSSILIDSTLQMMGFGFSSSSTTSDLNQALLRGGTGRTESNYNSMLQDQDMNSRLNYQQERSSGVDHTSQIQKNWSPTKNFSNNGSEDLSITSFKSINQDFPLVDTVISTSSTGFPVGSVSYGYPSTLVQSLFDSDSQSQQSLFNNNRSIMSYSSTANNYGTNSNELSPSSWTKLSAPFYPKQQPACGLHFSNKTPFWNASTVALTDTTTIRPGFHPSSQSQYLVPTFEEKPKCSNLTTKPNMEDVQDSVSVVMKKSSSSTTSTEPVFKRPRIETPSPLPTFKVRKEKLGDRITALQQLVSPFGKTDTASVLHEAIEYIKFLHDQVSVLSTPYMKNGTPIDKQYQQGSDKLKDSTTEGPKQDLRSRGLCLVPISSTYPVANETTADFWTPTFGGTFR from the exons ATGGCAGAGGAATTTCAGACCGGAGTTTGCGGGGGAAATTGGTGGATGAATTCATCGAGAAGCGTGTTCACGGGGACTACATCCCCTTGTTCCTTGGCACTTAGTGAAaccggaggaggaggaggaggttaTGCTGCTGCTTGGTCGGATATGGTGGACATGAAGGGATCAAGGTCTTGTACTGAGGATTCGGTTTCTGATCATCATGGCTCCTTAGTTTTCTCAGATGTGCAGAAGCCTCCTCAGCTGCCTCATCATGATTCTTCCAGTGGCAGCAGCAGCATCTTGATTGATTCTACCTTGCAAATGAtgggttttggtttttcatcatcatcaacaacatCGGACTTGAACCAAGCTTTGCT TCGTGGTGGTACTGGAAGAACGGAGAGCAATTATAATTCCATGCTGCAAGATCAAGATATGAATTCAAGGTTGAATTACCAACAAGAAAGATCATCAGGAGTAGATCATACTTCTCAAATCCAAAAGAATTGGAGCCCCACCAAGAACTTCTCCAATAATGGAAGTGAAGATTTATCCATCACTTCTTTCAAGTCTATAAATCAAGACTTTCCTCTGGTCGACACTGTCATCAGTACTAGCTCCACCGGCTTTCCTGTGGGTTCAGTTTCTTATGGATACCCTTCAACATTGGTACAAAGTTTATTTGATTCTGATTCTCAATCACAGCAATCTTTATTCAACAACAATCGTTCCATCATGAGCTATTCATCCACTGCTAATAATTATGGGACAAACTCCAATGAATTATCACCTTCTTCTTGGACTAAGTTATCAGCTCCGTTTTATCCAAAGCAGCAGCCAGCTTGTGGCCTGCACTTCTCTAACAAAACACCCTTTTGGAATGCCTCCACGGTGGCTCTGACTGACACTACTACTATTCGACCCGGCTTTCATCCTTCATCACAATCACAGTATCTAGTGCCAACATTTGAAGAGAAACCAAAGTGCTCCAACCTCACCACAAAg CCCAACATGGAAGATGTCCAGGACTCGGTCTCAGTGGTGATGAAGAAAAGtagcagtagtactactagtactGAACCAGTATTCAAAAGGCCCAGAATTGAAACCCCATCACCGTTACCAACTTTTAAG GTTCGGAAAGAGAAGCTAGGGGACCGAATAACTGCACTCCAGCAATTGGTTTCACCTTTCGGAAAG ACTGATACAGCCTCCGTTCTCCATGAAGCTATTGAGTACATCAAGTTCCTCCATGATCAAGTCAGT GTTTTAAGTACTCCATATATGAAAAATGGAACTCCAATTGATAAACAGTACCAACAG GGTTCTGATAAACTGAAGGACAGTACTACTGAAGGCCCAAAACAAGATCTAAGAAGCCGAGGACTCTGTTTGGTTCCGATCTCAAGCACATATCCAGTTGCTAACGAGACAACAGCTGATTTTTGGACGCCAACTTTTGGAGGAACATTCAGGTAG
- the LOC121266141 gene encoding transcription factor bHLH112 isoform X2: MAEEFQTGVCGGNWWMNSSRSVFTGTTSPCSLALSETGGGGGGYAAAWSDMVDMKGSRSCTEDSVSDHHGSLVFSDVQKPPQLPHHDSSSGSSSILIDSTLQMMGFGFSSSSTTSDLNQALLRGGTGRTESNYNSMLQDQDMNSRLNYQQERSSGVDHTSQIQKNWSPTKNFSNNGSEDLSITSFKSINQDFPLVDTVISTSSTGFPVGSVSYGYPSTLVQSLFDSDSQSQQSLFNNNRSIMSYSSTANNYGTNSNELSPSSWTKLSAPFYPKQQPACGLHFSNKTPFWNASTVALTDTTTIRPGFHPSSQSQYLVPTFEEKPKCSNLTTKPNMEDVQDSVSVVMKKSSSSTTSTEPVFKRPRIETPSPLPTFKVRKEKLGDRITALQQLVSPFGKTDTASVLHEAIEYIKFLHDQVLSTPYMKNGTPIDKQYQQGSDKLKDSTTEGPKQDLRSRGLCLVPISSTYPVANETTADFWTPTFGGTFR, translated from the exons ATGGCAGAGGAATTTCAGACCGGAGTTTGCGGGGGAAATTGGTGGATGAATTCATCGAGAAGCGTGTTCACGGGGACTACATCCCCTTGTTCCTTGGCACTTAGTGAAaccggaggaggaggaggaggttaTGCTGCTGCTTGGTCGGATATGGTGGACATGAAGGGATCAAGGTCTTGTACTGAGGATTCGGTTTCTGATCATCATGGCTCCTTAGTTTTCTCAGATGTGCAGAAGCCTCCTCAGCTGCCTCATCATGATTCTTCCAGTGGCAGCAGCAGCATCTTGATTGATTCTACCTTGCAAATGAtgggttttggtttttcatcatcatcaacaacatCGGACTTGAACCAAGCTTTGCT TCGTGGTGGTACTGGAAGAACGGAGAGCAATTATAATTCCATGCTGCAAGATCAAGATATGAATTCAAGGTTGAATTACCAACAAGAAAGATCATCAGGAGTAGATCATACTTCTCAAATCCAAAAGAATTGGAGCCCCACCAAGAACTTCTCCAATAATGGAAGTGAAGATTTATCCATCACTTCTTTCAAGTCTATAAATCAAGACTTTCCTCTGGTCGACACTGTCATCAGTACTAGCTCCACCGGCTTTCCTGTGGGTTCAGTTTCTTATGGATACCCTTCAACATTGGTACAAAGTTTATTTGATTCTGATTCTCAATCACAGCAATCTTTATTCAACAACAATCGTTCCATCATGAGCTATTCATCCACTGCTAATAATTATGGGACAAACTCCAATGAATTATCACCTTCTTCTTGGACTAAGTTATCAGCTCCGTTTTATCCAAAGCAGCAGCCAGCTTGTGGCCTGCACTTCTCTAACAAAACACCCTTTTGGAATGCCTCCACGGTGGCTCTGACTGACACTACTACTATTCGACCCGGCTTTCATCCTTCATCACAATCACAGTATCTAGTGCCAACATTTGAAGAGAAACCAAAGTGCTCCAACCTCACCACAAAg CCCAACATGGAAGATGTCCAGGACTCGGTCTCAGTGGTGATGAAGAAAAGtagcagtagtactactagtactGAACCAGTATTCAAAAGGCCCAGAATTGAAACCCCATCACCGTTACCAACTTTTAAG GTTCGGAAAGAGAAGCTAGGGGACCGAATAACTGCACTCCAGCAATTGGTTTCACCTTTCGGAAAG ACTGATACAGCCTCCGTTCTCCATGAAGCTATTGAGTACATCAAGTTCCTCCATGATCAA GTTTTAAGTACTCCATATATGAAAAATGGAACTCCAATTGATAAACAGTACCAACAG GGTTCTGATAAACTGAAGGACAGTACTACTGAAGGCCCAAAACAAGATCTAAGAAGCCGAGGACTCTGTTTGGTTCCGATCTCAAGCACATATCCAGTTGCTAACGAGACAACAGCTGATTTTTGGACGCCAACTTTTGGAGGAACATTCAGGTAG